One window of Quercus robur chromosome 12, dhQueRobu3.1, whole genome shotgun sequence genomic DNA carries:
- the LOC126710016 gene encoding uncharacterized protein LOC126710016 isoform X2, with the protein MAASKAKEKSFVPVSDKLSIPENLDCIIDVKLQRSSKRLHFGRCKFEPTSSRASKKPRTTLGDDGKDGPLIDEDYKNFLFALGKYSEEQSRSFEGKEDDDGDNDFDPQYKMFTYNLREDGKSFEEKQDDDVDNDLDPQYKMFLDNLRGDGNSYILEISGEGVIPVYIKYEGEDNALSNGNGINWTTLKENNKSNLTTPRGAVDRRNLAIPREEDMIFSTIPSKEDRRNSVTSRKEDWRNSVKRGDPKSLEVPHTKPKILKTIKMEKLEPANQFSNGMVEGSGLNSESYQLFLNRQKLDDIAADILAKRGKRLKAQNVGGETSLHTKKFEANSAVKLKDDAYETSADTEKLAVTNKLVMNSADVHHQWHAKRTIGKGNSQFKEKLMEILRMPYSQKEYEVLFHEFSYRKPMQRHRDLRGGIKVYDVGRLGKSYRDHYSDLAEMINLVHHDLPKVLNLLRGFFYWLTNLSHQEAFEPWLDSSYLDIVPQGTASG; encoded by the exons ATGGCAGCCTCTAAGGCTAAGGAGAAATCCTTCGTTCCAGTTTCAGACAAGCTGTCTATTCCCGAAAATTTAGACTGCATTATTGATGTGAAGTTGCAGAGGTCATCGAAGAGATTGCACTTTGGTCGTTGCAAGTTTGAGCCCACTTCTTCTCGTGCTTCAAAGAAACCTAGAACAACCTTGGGTGATGATGGTAAAGATGGTCCACTAATAGACGAGGATTACAAGAATTTCTTGTTTGCCTTAGGTAAGTACAGTGAAGAACAATCCCGGTCttttgaaggaaaagaagatgatgatggtgataaTGATTTTGATCCACAATACAAGATGTTCACTTATAATTTGAGGGAAGATGGGAAgtcttttgaagaaaaacaagatgatGATGTCGATAATGATTTAGATCCACAATACAAGAtgtttttggataatttgaggGGAGATGGGAATTCTTATATACTGGAAATCTCTGGAGAGGGTGTGATTCCTGTTTATATAAAGTATGAAGGGGAGGACAATGCGCTGTCTAATGGGAATGGGATCAATTGGACCactctaaaagaaaataataagagTAACTTGACAACTCCAAGAGGAGCAGTAGATAGGAGGAACTTAGCAATTCCAAGAGAAGAAGATATGATATTCTCAACGATTCCAAGTAAAGAAGATAGGAGGAATTCAGTGACTTCAAGAAAAGAAGACTGGAGGAATTCTGTGAAGAGAGGAGATCCAAAAAGTTTAGAAGTTCCACATACTAAACCAAAGATTTTGAAGACAATAAAGATGGAGAAATTAGAACCTGCAAATCAGTTTTCTAATGGGATGGTCGAGGGTTCCGGTTTAAATTCTGAAAGTTATCAGTTGTTCTTGAATCGTCAGAAATTAGATGACATTGCTGCAGATATTTTGGCCAAAAGGGGGAAACGATTGAAAGCTCAAAACGTTGGTGGTGAAACTTCACTTCATACCAAAAAGTTTGAAGCAAACTCAGCT GTGAAACTTAAGGATGATGCTTACGAAACTTCAGCTGATACAGAAAAGCTTGCTGTTACAAATAAGTTGGTAATGAACTCAGCT GATGTACACCACCAGTGGCATGCAAAGAGAACTATTGGAAAAGGTAATTCTCAGTTTAAGGAGAAACTGATGGAAATTCTTAGAATGCCTTACAGCCAGAAGGAGTATGAGGTACTCTTCCATGAATTTTCTTATCGCAAACCAATGCAACGCCATAGAGACTTGCGTGGCGGGATAAAAGTATATGATGTAGGTCGTCTTGGAAAATCATATCGCGATCACTATTCTG ATCTTGCTGAAATGATAAATTTAGTACATCATGATCTTCCTAAAGTTTTGAATCTTCTACGTGGATTTTTCTATTGGTTAACG